Proteins co-encoded in one bacterium genomic window:
- a CDS encoding FAD-dependent oxidoreductase: MSGPVLIAGAGLAGLSAAYHLEQAGKGDYLLLEAESRPGGLVRSERIAGFTFDYTGHLLHIKSDYMLKLMQKLCGDEMFLQDRSSKIIIGDAVTDYPIQVNTFGLPPDVIKECLLGIIKAKYESGIDRIESFEDWILKSCGEGVAKWFMYPYNEKMWTVHPREMTCDWMGGFVPEPSVEAAIDGAIRPPSAKIGYNAQFWYSKSGGIEVLARGFLPHIAPPKLNTRIEKIDIVGKRVYAGGDWIDYGTLISTLPVTVLVEMMGEGAPPEVRLAASKLKVAGIYSINYGVRGEPDGLREGTHWYYTPGEDLVFHRVGLPSNLADSMTPAKGHFSLCAEISYSEYKPISQATVAEQTLDGLRRIGLLTADDEILVERVLDLPYAYVIFDRNRASALDSVFRFLNESGIMSIGRYGTWSYSTMEQAILDGRDAACRIAGSKES, from the coding sequence TTGAGCGGTCCGGTTTTAATCGCGGGCGCCGGCCTGGCTGGGTTATCTGCCGCATATCACTTGGAGCAAGCGGGCAAAGGCGATTATTTGCTTCTGGAAGCGGAGTCGCGTCCTGGCGGACTCGTAAGAAGCGAGCGAATCGCGGGATTCACGTTCGATTACACCGGCCACCTTCTGCATATCAAAAGCGATTACATGCTTAAGCTCATGCAAAAGCTTTGCGGCGACGAGATGTTTTTGCAGGACAGGTCAAGCAAAATAATAATCGGAGATGCCGTGACGGACTATCCGATTCAAGTGAACACTTTCGGCCTGCCGCCGGACGTGATCAAGGAATGCCTGCTTGGGATTATCAAGGCGAAATACGAAAGCGGCATCGATAGAATCGAATCGTTCGAGGATTGGATACTGAAAAGCTGCGGTGAGGGCGTAGCCAAATGGTTTATGTATCCTTACAACGAAAAAATGTGGACCGTACATCCGCGGGAGATGACTTGCGATTGGATGGGCGGATTCGTGCCGGAACCTTCTGTCGAGGCGGCGATTGACGGAGCCATCCGTCCCCCATCGGCGAAAATCGGATACAACGCGCAGTTTTGGTATTCGAAATCGGGCGGGATCGAAGTGCTCGCGCGGGGATTCCTTCCTCATATAGCGCCACCGAAGTTGAACACGCGGATTGAAAAAATCGACATCGTTGGCAAGCGCGTTTATGCGGGCGGAGATTGGATTGATTACGGAACGCTGATTTCCACATTGCCGGTGACCGTGCTCGTCGAGATGATGGGCGAAGGCGCGCCGCCTGAAGTGCGGTTGGCGGCCTCTAAACTCAAAGTTGCAGGGATTTACAGCATCAACTACGGAGTGCGAGGTGAGCCCGATGGCCTGCGGGAAGGCACGCATTGGTATTACACTCCCGGCGAGGATCTGGTATTCCATCGCGTCGGATTGCCTTCGAATCTGGCTGATTCAATGACTCCAGCCAAAGGACATTTCAGCCTTTGCGCCGAGATAAGCTATAGCGAATATAAGCCAATTTCACAAGCAACTGTTGCGGAGCAAACGCTGGATGGTTTGCGGCGCATAGGATTGCTCACTGCCGATGACGAAATACTGGTGGAAAGGGTTCTCGACCTTCCGTACGCTTATGTGATTTTTGATAGAAACAGAGCGAGCGCACTCGATTCCGTGTTCCGGTTTCTGAACGAAAGCGGTATAATGAGCATCGGCCGGTACGGGACTTGGTCTTACTCCACAATGGAGCAGGCGATCCTGGACGGACGCGATGCGGCTTGCCGGATCGCGGGGAGCAAGGAATCTTGA
- a CDS encoding glycosyltransferase family 4 protein: MSGDTASLLEKSRDEPGQVVARNGKLKLKRKFKVVHIITQLELGGAQRNTLFTVKNHDRERYEVFLITNNLGMLNGEAQAIPDMELLIVPQMGREIRPIADLATVRQLTSMLSRIKPDIVHTHSSKAGIAGRWAARNARVPIIIHTVHGWPFHRFQSATKNFIYTVPERICAHFTDKIITVSKADIEKGLRAGIGKRNQYTTIRSGIDFNLFEAGGGCSSGPAMREKLGISPDDFVVSQVNSFKPGKNNLGLVEVAAKVVPVVPNAKFVIVGDGVQRPLVEAKIRELNLEKNFILTGWQKDIEPYISAADVVTLTTFHEGLPQVCAQAMWCRKPMVMNAVDGIPEACINGQTGFLVLPGNTDDFAKKLCLLAGDPVLRAKLGEQGRAMVYPEWDAMKMVERIESVYFELLLEKGLLNGAIQSAKCAAAGAPGPLPK; encoded by the coding sequence TTGAGCGGTGACACGGCATCGTTACTCGAAAAGTCCCGGGATGAGCCCGGGCAGGTTGTCGCGCGCAACGGCAAACTGAAACTCAAGCGCAAGTTCAAGGTTGTGCACATAATCACGCAGCTTGAGCTTGGAGGCGCCCAGCGCAATACCTTGTTTACGGTGAAGAATCATGACCGCGAGCGATACGAAGTTTTCCTGATCACCAACAATCTCGGGATGCTCAACGGAGAAGCCCAGGCCATCCCCGATATGGAACTGCTGATCGTTCCTCAAATGGGGCGGGAAATAAGACCGATTGCTGACTTGGCCACCGTGCGGCAATTGACCTCGATGCTTTCCCGAATCAAGCCGGACATCGTGCACACTCATTCCTCAAAAGCCGGCATCGCGGGCAGGTGGGCGGCACGCAACGCGCGCGTCCCGATAATCATACACACCGTTCATGGCTGGCCTTTTCATAGATTTCAAAGCGCAACAAAGAACTTTATATACACGGTTCCGGAGCGGATTTGCGCGCATTTCACAGACAAAATAATCACGGTATCCAAGGCCGACATCGAAAAAGGATTGCGAGCGGGCATCGGCAAGCGCAATCAGTACACGACAATCCGCAGCGGAATCGACTTCAATCTTTTCGAGGCCGGGGGAGGGTGCTCGAGCGGACCCGCAATGCGCGAAAAGCTTGGCATTTCGCCCGATGATTTCGTGGTCAGCCAGGTCAACAGCTTCAAGCCGGGGAAAAACAATCTCGGACTGGTCGAAGTCGCCGCAAAGGTAGTTCCTGTTGTGCCGAATGCCAAATTCGTAATTGTTGGCGACGGGGTGCAGCGCCCGCTTGTCGAGGCTAAAATAAGAGAGCTTAATCTCGAGAAGAATTTCATCTTGACCGGTTGGCAAAAGGACATCGAGCCGTACATTTCGGCGGCGGATGTGGTGACGCTCACGACTTTCCACGAGGGGCTTCCACAAGTTTGCGCGCAGGCCATGTGGTGCCGCAAACCGATGGTGATGAACGCGGTGGACGGCATCCCCGAAGCGTGCATCAACGGCCAGACGGGTTTCCTTGTGCTTCCGGGCAACACAGACGACTTCGCAAAAAAACTTTGCCTTCTTGCGGGCGATCCCGTTCTTCGCGCGAAATTGGGGGAACAGGGACGCGCGATGGTCTATCCGGAATGGGATGCGATGAAAATGGTCGAGCGGATCGAGTCGGTTTATTTCGAGTTGCTGCTCGAAAAAGGGCTTCTAAATGGAGCGATTCAATCCGCGAAATGCGCCGCCGCGGGCGCGCCGGGTCCCCTTCCGAAATGA
- a CDS encoding undecaprenyl/decaprenyl-phosphate alpha-N-acetylglucosaminyl 1-phosphate transferase — MLFDPASVLALSLGLAVALAATPLAAKIARKLKIVDKPNSSIKTHSRIVPYLGGIPIFLGAILPLALLAALGIILPSPSFLGLVVCGTSVLVAGLIDDIKTAEVSHRLFFQIGISILAAATGLRMELPFLHSFGLEGWPYYALTYFLSVFTFVGIINAFNIIDILDGFAAGVAVFAAVTLSIMSSLSGQGGLVVLGGLAVAGAALGFLRYNYHPAKIFMGDAGSTFLGFMLAGLGMLYTQGATNPVAVFTPLVVLAIPIFDTLYVMYLRRKKGMSPLAGSKDHFALRMIALGIDRRLTVDYIYAMAAALSVFAIVMQELEPIYFLLVFAAIALSFVGFGHALCVAVDVPVPVEYVEKNGGVSGDRC, encoded by the coding sequence GTGCTTTTTGATCCGGCATCCGTGCTGGCGTTGTCTTTGGGTCTCGCTGTGGCGCTAGCCGCTACACCTCTTGCCGCGAAAATCGCTCGGAAGCTGAAGATAGTTGACAAACCGAATTCCTCGATTAAGACCCACTCGCGGATAGTTCCCTATCTCGGCGGAATCCCCATATTTCTTGGCGCGATCTTGCCGCTCGCTCTGCTCGCAGCGCTTGGTATCATTCTGCCCTCGCCGTCGTTTCTTGGATTGGTCGTGTGCGGTACTTCGGTCTTAGTCGCGGGACTCATTGACGATATCAAGACCGCGGAAGTATCGCACCGGCTGTTCTTCCAAATTGGGATTTCGATATTGGCCGCCGCGACGGGGCTTAGAATGGAGCTTCCGTTTCTGCATTCATTTGGATTGGAAGGCTGGCCTTATTACGCTTTGACGTACTTTCTTAGCGTATTCACCTTTGTGGGGATTATCAACGCGTTCAACATAATAGATATCCTCGACGGATTCGCTGCAGGGGTGGCAGTATTCGCCGCCGTTACCTTAAGCATTATGTCTTCGCTTTCAGGGCAGGGCGGGCTGGTAGTTCTGGGCGGGCTTGCGGTCGCAGGCGCCGCGCTGGGTTTTCTCCGTTACAATTATCACCCCGCCAAAATTTTCATGGGGGATGCGGGAAGCACGTTTTTGGGATTCATGCTGGCCGGACTGGGTATGCTTTACACGCAAGGCGCAACCAATCCGGTTGCGGTTTTCACACCGCTTGTAGTGCTGGCGATTCCCATATTCGACACGCTTTATGTTATGTACCTTCGCCGGAAAAAGGGGATGAGCCCCCTAGCGGGAAGCAAGGATCATTTCGCTCTCAGGATGATTGCGCTCGGAATAGACCGTAGACTGACCGTTGACTATATTTACGCTATGGCCGCCGCGCTTTCGGTATTCGCAATAGTGATGCAGGAACTTGAACCGATTTACTTTTTGTTAGTTTTCGCCGCGATCGCATTGTCATTTGTCGGATTCGGGCACGCGCTTTGCGTAGCCGTGGACGTGCCGGTGCCCGTTGAATACGTAGAGAAAAACGGCGGCGTTTCCGGAGACAGGTGTTGA